From one Polynucleobacter sp. UK-FUSCHL-C3 genomic stretch:
- the grxD gene encoding Grx4 family monothiol glutaredoxin, with protein MSDAQTRIKEIVTGHPVVLFMKGTAQFPQCGFSGNAINILRACGVETLHTVNVFDDEAIRQGIKEYANWPTIPQLYVNGEFIGGSDIMTEMYQSGELKKLLGA; from the coding sequence ATGAGTGATGCTCAAACCCGTATTAAAGAGATTGTGACCGGCCATCCTGTAGTCCTTTTTATGAAAGGTACTGCCCAGTTCCCCCAATGCGGCTTCTCCGGTAACGCCATTAATATTTTGCGTGCCTGTGGAGTAGAGACACTGCATACGGTCAATGTCTTTGATGATGAGGCAATCCGTCAGGGGATTAAAGAGTATGCCAACTGGCCGACCATTCCTCAGCTTTATGTCAATGGAGAGTTCATTGGCGGATCTGACATCATGACCGAAATGTACCAAAGCGGCGAGCTTAAAAAGCTTCTTGGAGCTTGA
- the prmC gene encoding peptide chain release factor N(5)-glutamine methyltransferase yields the protein MRTIKDLLSITPIDKTDARVLLGHLLEQSLGWSRSALVSKDQEKLPESLISQWQELEKDRLQGLPVAYLIGKKGFHGIELNVNPSVLIPRPETELLVDLAIEEIKCQIAHSDQVLKLRVLDLGTGSGAIALALANAIRESDQDNLKIEVIGIDASSDAITLAHQNAIALDLSDVVQFIQSNWYTNIPKEWLGSFDLILSNPPYIDPRDPHLHEGDLRFEPRKALTDEHDGLQCIRLILDRCQEFLKRDGLIALEHGYNQAAQVRALLNQAGLSDVESRPDLAGHMRISIGRKAPKTPLANRS from the coding sequence GTGAGAACTATCAAGGACCTGCTAAGTATTACCCCCATTGATAAGACTGATGCACGAGTTTTATTGGGGCATCTTCTAGAACAATCCCTTGGCTGGTCACGCTCTGCCCTAGTGTCAAAAGACCAAGAAAAACTTCCAGAGTCCCTCATCAGTCAGTGGCAAGAACTCGAAAAAGATCGACTGCAGGGTCTGCCCGTTGCTTATTTAATTGGTAAGAAGGGGTTTCATGGGATTGAATTAAACGTGAACCCCTCGGTTCTCATTCCTAGACCAGAGACCGAGCTCTTGGTAGATCTCGCCATCGAGGAGATCAAATGTCAGATTGCCCATTCTGATCAAGTTTTAAAGCTAAGAGTTCTAGATCTGGGAACGGGCTCTGGGGCAATTGCTTTGGCACTCGCCAATGCGATAAGAGAAAGTGATCAAGACAATCTAAAAATAGAAGTGATTGGGATTGATGCGTCAAGTGACGCCATTACACTTGCTCATCAGAACGCTATAGCCCTTGATTTAAGTGATGTAGTGCAGTTTATTCAGAGTAATTGGTATACAAATATCCCCAAGGAGTGGCTGGGTAGTTTTGATCTAATTTTGAGCAACCCTCCTTACATTGACCCGAGAGACCCGCATCTTCATGAAGGAGATTTGCGCTTTGAGCCGCGCAAAGCCCTGACTGACGAACACGACGGCTTGCAATGCATCCGCCTGATTCTAGATCGGTGTCAGGAGTTTCTAAAGAGGGATGGCCTCATTGCCTTGGAACATGGCTACAATCAGGCAGCGCAGGTTCGCGCTCTACTGAATCAGGCAGGCCTATCGGATGTGGAGTCTCGTCCTGACCTAGCCGGGCATATGCGGATTAGTATTGGCCGTAAGGCTCCTAAAACCCCATTAGCAAATAGGTCATAA
- the prfA gene encoding peptide chain release factor 1, whose translation MKSSMRAKLEHLDARLAELNTILMQEDSTKDMDVYRKLTREHADISAIVEQFGLYKKAEEDAKAASDMRLDPEMKEFADEEQKQAEGRMTDLEKSLQTLLLPKDEDDGRNIFLEIRAGTGGDESALFAADLLRMYTRYAERQGWKAEIVSQAESDLGGYKEVIVRLSGTDVYAKMKFESGGHRVQRVPQTETQGRIHTSACTVAVMPEVDEIEAIKINPADLRIDTFRASGAGGQHINKTDSAVRITHLPTGIVVECQDDRSQHRNKDQAMKVLVSRIMDAQRNAQQKEQAQTRKSLVGTGDRSDRIRTYNFPQGRITDHRINLTLYKIDAMMDGDISDLLNGLAAEHQADLLAAMGDS comes from the coding sequence ATGAAATCCAGCATGCGTGCCAAGCTGGAGCATCTCGATGCCCGTTTGGCTGAACTCAATACTATTTTGATGCAAGAAGACTCCACCAAGGATATGGACGTCTATCGCAAGCTCACGCGCGAACATGCTGATATTTCTGCCATCGTCGAGCAATTTGGTCTTTATAAAAAGGCTGAGGAAGATGCCAAAGCTGCCTCTGACATGCGCCTAGATCCCGAAATGAAAGAGTTTGCCGACGAGGAGCAAAAACAAGCTGAAGGTCGTATGACAGATCTCGAGAAAAGCTTACAAACTCTTCTATTACCTAAAGATGAAGACGATGGTCGTAATATCTTCTTGGAGATACGTGCTGGCACTGGCGGCGATGAAAGCGCCCTCTTTGCTGCGGATCTATTGCGAATGTATACCCGCTATGCAGAGCGTCAGGGCTGGAAAGCTGAAATTGTGAGTCAGGCCGAATCTGATCTGGGTGGCTATAAAGAAGTGATTGTGCGACTAAGTGGCACTGATGTATATGCCAAAATGAAGTTTGAGTCGGGCGGTCATCGGGTGCAACGGGTTCCGCAAACCGAGACTCAAGGCAGAATCCACACATCAGCCTGTACCGTTGCTGTGATGCCAGAAGTTGATGAAATTGAGGCTATCAAGATTAATCCGGCAGATCTTCGCATTGATACCTTTCGTGCATCCGGAGCTGGCGGTCAGCACATCAACAAAACAGACTCTGCAGTGCGTATTACCCACCTACCAACCGGAATCGTAGTGGAATGTCAGGATGATCGCAGTCAGCATCGCAATAAAGATCAGGCCATGAAGGTCTTGGTCTCGCGCATCATGGATGCACAACGCAATGCCCAACAAAAAGAGCAGGCCCAAACCCGCAAGTCTTTAGTAGGCACCGGTGATCGCAGTGATCGCATTCGGACCTATAACTTTCCACAGGGCCGCATCACAGATCACCGCATTAATCTAACCTTATACAAAATTGATGCCATGATGGATGGTGATATCAGCGATCTTCTCAATGGCCTTGCCGCAGAGCATCAAGCCGATCTCTTGGCTGCAATGGGTGATTCTTAA
- the hemA gene encoding glutamyl-tRNA reductase: protein MKLLTLGINHHTAPVAVREKVAFDPEGLQDALFDLRSHLGSVNRSGLPEATILSTCNRTELYCAANDPASEGEFHEATFDWLAKSQKLAPSILQPHIYTLPQSDAVRHAFRVACGLDSMVIGETQILGQMKDAVRTANDAGALGTYLNQLFQKTFSVAKEVRGSTEIGAHSISMAAASVRLAERIFESIGEQKILFIGAGEMITLCATHFVARKPKATAIANRTIERGQELAESISAQNIEAESFRLNDLPTRLHEFDIIVSSTASPLPIIGLGMVESALKLRRRKPMVMIDLAVPRDFEPEISRLNDVYLYTVDDLGTMAQTGANLRQAAVSQAEIIIEERVGNFMHWLQGRNAVPLIQDIQQQGERLRQIELERALKRLIRGDDPQEVLNAMAQGLTNKFLHGSLHALQHASGSERDALIKLLPKLFTTHSSLDKNSSSDSH, encoded by the coding sequence ATGAAGCTGTTGACTTTGGGCATTAACCATCACACAGCGCCAGTTGCCGTTCGGGAGAAAGTAGCCTTTGACCCCGAAGGTCTGCAGGACGCCTTATTCGATCTTCGCTCCCATCTTGGTAGCGTGAATCGGAGCGGTCTGCCTGAAGCCACCATCTTGTCCACCTGTAATCGTACAGAACTCTACTGCGCTGCTAACGATCCTGCCTCTGAAGGTGAATTTCATGAGGCAACTTTTGATTGGTTGGCGAAAAGTCAAAAGCTCGCGCCCAGCATTTTGCAACCCCACATCTACACCTTACCGCAATCCGATGCAGTGCGTCATGCATTTCGTGTAGCGTGTGGTTTAGATTCGATGGTGATTGGTGAGACCCAAATCTTAGGTCAAATGAAAGATGCGGTGCGTACTGCCAATGATGCAGGTGCTTTGGGCACCTATCTTAATCAACTATTCCAAAAAACGTTTTCCGTTGCTAAAGAGGTGCGAGGCTCAACCGAAATTGGGGCACATTCGATTTCGATGGCTGCAGCCTCAGTGCGACTAGCTGAACGTATTTTTGAATCCATTGGCGAACAAAAGATTTTGTTCATCGGCGCCGGTGAGATGATTACTTTATGCGCAACCCATTTTGTAGCCCGTAAACCAAAAGCTACTGCGATTGCTAATCGTACTATTGAACGCGGCCAAGAACTCGCTGAATCTATATCGGCCCAAAATATTGAGGCTGAGTCATTCCGCCTCAATGATCTACCCACACGCTTGCACGAGTTTGACATCATTGTGTCATCGACTGCTAGCCCCTTACCGATCATTGGTCTTGGAATGGTGGAGAGCGCTTTAAAGCTACGTCGTCGCAAACCCATGGTGATGATTGATTTAGCCGTGCCTCGTGATTTTGAACCAGAAATTTCAAGGCTCAATGACGTTTACCTCTATACCGTGGATGACCTCGGAACGATGGCACAGACCGGTGCTAATCTGCGCCAAGCTGCTGTTAGTCAGGCAGAGATCATTATTGAAGAGCGCGTTGGTAACTTTATGCATTGGCTCCAAGGACGCAATGCAGTCCCACTAATACAAGATATTCAGCAGCAAGGTGAGCGCTTACGCCAAATTGAGCTAGAGCGCGCTCTCAAGCGTTTGATACGCGGTGATGATCCCCAAGAAGTCCTTAATGCAATGGCTCAAGGATTAACTAATAAGTTTTTACATGGCTCCTTACATGCTCTACAACATGCCAGCGGTTCTGAGCGCGATGCTCTGATTAAGCTGCTTCCTAAATTATTTACCACTCATTCCAGCCTAGATAAAAATAGCTCCTCAGATAGTCATTAG